One window from the genome of Aphelocoma coerulescens isolate FSJ_1873_10779 chromosome 19, UR_Acoe_1.0, whole genome shotgun sequence encodes:
- the TUBD1 gene encoding tubulin delta chain: MSIVTVQLGQCGNQIGHEVFSALCSDIRGSHGMCSKKENESYHDSCKERFFCEEESGVPIARAVLVDMEPKVISQTLSMAARSGHWKYDSHSHFCQKQGSGNNWANGYSVHGPRHKEAIMNLVQKEAEKCDRLGGFFTIMSMAGGTGSGLGAFVTQCLRDAFPTSFILNHLIWPYGTGEVIVQNYNSVLTLSHLYQSSDALLVHENDVIHKICAQLMNIKQISFRDVNQVIAHQLGSVFQPTHTAGEGSGYSRNPLGDLMETLVPHPEFKLLGLRNIPQMPESSLAYSTFSWPGLIKHLRQMLIANAKMEEGIDWQVRPPHPGSSIPSTNKPLHFNTSIANLVILRGKDVHDVDLGSFQDPSLYTSWLNPQDAFSAWKTPRAFNKYEKSASLVSNSQFLLKPLDSIVGKAWNMFASKAYLHQYTKFGIQEEDFLDCFITLEQIISSYTNL; this comes from the exons ATGTCAATTGTCACGGTGCAGCTTGGACAGTGCGGGAACCAGATTGGGCATGAGGTGTTCAGTGCTCTCTGCAGTGACATCCGTGGCAGCCATGGGATGTGTTCCAAGAAGGAGAACGAATCCTACCATGATTCCTGCAAGGAACGGTTCTTCTGCGAGGAGGAATCTGGAG TACCCATTGCCCGGGCTGTGCTTGTTGACATGGAGCCCAAAGTGATCAGCCAGACCTTGTCCATGGCTGCCAGGTCTGGCCACTGGAAATACGACAGCCACTCCCACTTCTGTCAGAAGCAAGGATCTGGGAACAACTGGGCCAACGG TTACTCTGTTCATGGGCCCAGACACAAAGAAGCCATCATGAATCTGGTGCAGAAAGAAGCAGAGAAATGTGACCGACTCGGGGGATTTTTCACAATAATGAGCATGGCTGGGGGCACAGGATCAGGCCTGGGAGCATTTGTGACCCAGTGTTTGAGAGATGCTTTTCCAACCTCGTTCATACTAAACCACCTTATCTGGCCCTATGGCACTGGGGAG GTCATTGTTCAAAACTACAACTCTGTTTTGACTCTGTCACATCTGTACCAGTCATCAGATGCCCTTCTTGTCCATGAAAATGATGTCATCCACAAGATCTGTGCCCAGCTGATGAATATCAAACAGATTTCCTTCAGGGATGTGAATCAAGTCATTGCACACCAGCTGGGCAGTGTTTTCCAGCCCACTCACACAGCAGGAGAGGGCTCAGGCTACAGCAGAAACCCATTAG GAGACTTAATGGAGACGTTGGTTCCACATCCCGAGTTCAAGCTGCTGGGCCTGCGGAACATCCCCCAGATGCCTGAGAGCTCTCTGGCTTACAGCACCTTCAGCTGGCCTGGCCTCATCAAACACCTCAGGCAGATGCTCATTGCTAATGCTAAAATGGAGGAAG gtaTTGATTGGCAAGTACGACCACCACACCCAGGCTCCTCCATCCCCTCCACAAACAAACCTCTGCACTTCAACACTTCCATTGCCAACCTGGTTATcctgagaggaaaagatgtgCACGACGTAGACTTGG GAAGTTTCCAAGATCCCTCATTATACACATCATGGCTAAACCCTCAGGATGCTTTTAGTGCATGGAAAACACCCAGAGCATTTAACAAGTATGAGAAGTCTGCTTCTTTGGTCAGCAACAGCCAGTTCCTGCTGAAACCTCTCGACAGCATCGTAGGAAAAGCTTGGAATATGTTTGCTTCTAA AGCTTACCTTCACCAGTACACAAAGTTTGGAATTCAAGAGGAAGATTTCCTGGACTGCTTCATAACCCTGGAACAAATCATCTCCAGTTACACCAACCTgtga
- the RPS6KB1 gene encoding ribosomal protein S6 kinase beta-1 isoform X2, producing the protein MAGVFDIDLDQPEDAGSDEELEEGGQLSESMDHGGVGQYDLGMEHCEKFEISETSVNRGPEKIRPECFELLRVLGKGGYGKVFQVRKVTGANTGKIFAMKVLKKAMIVRNAKDTAHTKAERNILEEVKHPFIVDLIYAFQTGGKLYLILEYLSGGELFMQLEREGIFMEDTACFYLAEISMALGHLHQKGIIYRDLKPENIMLNHQGHVKLTDFGLCKESIHDGTVTHTFCGTIEYMAPEILMRSGHNRAVDWWSLGALMYDMLTGAPPFTGENRKKTIDKILKCKLNLPPYLTQEARDLLKKLLKRNAASRLGAGPGDAGEVQAHAFFRHINWDELLARKVEPPFKPLLCQCP; encoded by the exons ATGGCGGGAGTGTTCGACATCGACCTGGACCAGCCCGAGGACGCGGGCTCAGacgaggagctggaggagggg GGTCAATTAAGTGAGAGCATGGACCATGGAGGAGTTGGCCAATATGACCT TGGAATGGAACATTGTGAGAAATTTGAGATCTCAGAGACCAGTGTGAACAGAGGCCCCGAGAAGATCCGCCCGGAGTGCTTCGAGTTACTGCGCGTGCTGGGCAAAGGTGGCTACGGCAAG GTGTTTCAAGTACGAAAAGTAACCGGAGCAAACACCGGGAAAATATTTGCCATGAAAGTTCTTAAAAAG GCAATGATTGTCAGGAATGCCAAGGATACAGCTCACACGAAAGCAGAGAGGAATATACTGGAGGAAGTGAAACATCCCTTCATTGTAGACTTAATTTATGCCTTTCAGACTGGTGGAAAACTCTACCTCATCCTTGAGTATCTCAGTG GAGGAGAACTATTTATGCAGTTAGAGAGAGAAGGGATATTTATGGAAGACACAGCTTG CTTCTACTTGGCAGAAATCTCAATGGCACTGGGGCACTTGCATCAAAAAGGAATCATCTACCGGGATCTGAAGCCAGAAAATATCATGCTTAATCATCAAG GTCATGTAAAACTGACTGACTTCGGATTATGTAAAGAATCCATTCACGATGGGACAGTCACACACACATTCTGTGGAACAATTGAATACAT GGCCCCTGAAATCTTGATGAGGAGTGGGCATAATCGTGCAGTGGACTGGTGGAGTTTGGGGGCATTAATGTATGACATGCTGACTGGAGCA CCTCCTTTCACTGgggagaacagaaagaaaacaattgaCAAGATTCTCAAGTGTAAACTCAACTTGCCTCCCTACCTCACACAAGAAGCCAGAGATCTGCTTAAAAAG CTGCTAAAAAGAAATGCTGCCTCACGTCTAGGAGCTGGTCCTGGagatgctggagaagttcag GCTCACGCGTTCTTCAGACACATCAACTGGGACGAGCTGCTGGCGCGCAAGGTGGAACCTCCTTTTAAACCCTTATTG